Proteins from one Mercurialis annua linkage group LG7, ddMerAnnu1.2, whole genome shotgun sequence genomic window:
- the LOC126655350 gene encoding nucleobase-ascorbate transporter 11 produces the protein METGSSSNSANKKEKQQKQGDNNSSRNNRIKSKLSSMLPKIEPFVPRTDHLNPRELRSWAKRTGFVSTFSSETAKTNSGKFDSSGEHHNNGGSSPKIEIDPVLGRTRPSRGLEIEPEPGAGGRPGNGLRRVEDQSVLRVKGDERKVEVDGNGVRVGNGSGNGIKNGNENQNQNQNPVVGPGLEAKKEEENGGNEIGIEMYPGGDETDDGGWHRQSGMRIGLRDNPGFVPLIYYGLQHYLSLAGSLIFIPLIIVPAMGGTDIDTSTVISTMLLISGITTILHSYFGTRLPLVQGSSFVFLAPALVIMNAREYRNLSEHKFRHIMRELQGAIIVGSIFQSILGFTGLMSLLIRLINPVVVAPTVAAVGLAFFSYGFPQAGSCVEISIPLILLVLIFSLYLRGISIFGHRIFRVYAVPLSVIFIWTYAFFLTAGGAYNYKGCSPDVPSSNILLDSCRKHAYTMQRCRTDVSNAWRTAAWVRIPYPLQWGIPVFHLRTSLIMIIVSLVASVDSVGTYHSTSLLINSKPPTPGIVSRGIALEGFCSILAGLWGSGTGSTTLTENVHTINSTKVASQRAVVIGAVFLILFSFVGKVGAILASIPLALAAAVLCFMWGLIAALGLSTLQYSQTASFRNIAIVGVSLFLGLSIPAYFQQYQPESSLILPSYFVPYAAASNGPVHTSSDQFDFAINALMSLNMVVTFLVAFVLDNTVPGTRQERGVYIWSHPEDLATDPSLHADYSLPEKVCRFFCCSRCLYT, from the exons ATGGAAACTGGGTCCAGCTCAAATTCTGCAAATAAGAAGGAGAAGCAGCAAAAACAGGGAGATAATAATAGTAGTAGAAATAATAGGATAAAATCGAAGCTAAGCTCTATGTTGCCAAAGATTGAGCCGTTTGTGCCCAGAACAGATCATCTTAATCCAAGGGAGTTGAGATCTTGGGCTAAAAGAACTGGTTTTGTCTCTACTTTTTCAAGTGAAACTGCTAAAACTAACAGTGGGAAGTTTGATAGTAGTGGTGAACATCATAACAATGGTGGGTCTTCTCCTAAGATTGAGATTGACCCGGTTTTGGGTCGGACTAGGCCTTCTAGAGGGTTAGAGATCGAACCGGAGCCGGGTGCTGGGGGTAGACCAGGTAATGGGTTAAGGAGAGTTGAGGATCAGTCTGTTTTGAGAGTTAAAGGAGATGAAAGGAAAGTGGAGGTAGATGGAAATGGAGTTAGAGTTGGTAATGGGAGTGGGAATGGAATCAAGAATGGAAAtgaaaaccaaaaccaaaaccaaaacccAGTAGTTGGTCCTGGTTTAGAGGCAAAGAAAGAGGAAGAAAATGGTGGAAATGAGATTGGAATTGAGATGTATCCTGGTGGAGATGAAACTGATGATGGAGGGTGGCATAGACAGAGTGGAATGAGAATTGGTTTGAGGGATAATCCTGGTTTTG TACCACTTATTTACTATGGTCTGCAACACTATTTATCATTGGCTGGCTCGCTGATTTTCATCCCCTTGATCATTGTACCGGCCATGGGAGGAACAGAT ATAGACACTTCTACGGTGATTTCAACGATGCTGCTGATCTCCGGCATAACAACAATATTACATTCTTATTTTGGTACGAGACTTCCGCTAGTTCAAGGTAGTTCATTTGTGTTTTTGGCACCAGCATTAGTTATCATGAATGCACGGGAATATCGGAATCTCTCGGAACAT AAATTCAGACACATAATGAGAGAGCTCCAGGGAGCTATAATTGTTGGTTCAATATTTCAAAGCATATTGGGTTTTACTGGTTTAATGTCTCTTCTTATAAG ATTGATTAATCCAGTTGTGGTTGCACCAACTGTTGCTGCAGTAGGTCTAGCATTTTTCAGCTATGGTTTTCCGCAAGCTGGTAGTTGTGTGGAAATTAGCATACCTCTGATACTATTGGTTCTTATATTTTCTCTG TATCTCCGTGGAATATCTATCTTTGGACACCGCATTTTCAGAGTTTATGCA GTCCCTCTGAGTGTTATATTTATATGGACGTATGCATTTTTTCTGACAGCCGGTGGAGCGTATAATTACAAAGGATGCAGCCCTGACGTACCGAGTTCAAATATTTTGCTCGACTCTTGTAGAAAGCATGCATATACCATGCAGCGTTGCCGGACTGATGTTTCTAATGCATGGAGAACTGCTGCCTGGGTCAGAATTCCGTACCCTTTACAATGGGGCATTCCGGTCTTCCATCTAAGGACATCCTTGATCATGATTATAGTATCACTGGTTGCGTCAGTGGATTCG GTTGGAACGTATCACTCAACATCCTTGCTAATTAACTCAAAGCCTCCGACCCCTGGAATTGTCAGCAGAGGAATTGCATTAGAGGGCTTCTGCAGCATATTGGCTGGACTTTGGGGTTCAGGCACCGGTTCAACCACTTTGACGGAAAACGTCCATACCATCAATTCAACCAAAGTGGCTAGTCAGAGAGCTGTTGTTATTGGAGCAGTTTTCTTGATCCTGTTCTCATTTGTAG GAAAAGTGGGTGCAATTCTTGCTTCAATACCACTAGCATTAGCTGCTGCCGTACTTTGCTTCATGTGGGGCCTTATTGCAGCATTAGGTCTCTCCACTTTGCAGTACAGTCAAACTGCGAGCTTTAGAAATATCGCGATAGTAGGCGTTTCTTTGTTCCTTGGTTTGTCGATTCCCGCCTATTTCCAGCAGTATCAACCTGAATCCAGCTTAATATTACCAAGCTATTTCGTTCCCTATGCAGCAGCATCAAATGGACCAGTCCACACCAGCAGCGACCAG TTTGATTTTGCGATAAATGCACTCATGTCCTTGAACATGGTGGTGACATTCCTGGTAGCATTTGTGCTCGATAACACAGTTCCCGGTACCCGACAAGAACGCGGGGTGTATATATGGTCACATCCTGAAGATTTGGCTACTGATCCGTCTTTACATGCTGATTATTCCCTTCCCGAAAAAGTTTGCCGGTTTTTCTGTTGTTCTAGATGCTTGTATACATAA